The Delphinus delphis chromosome 2, mDelDel1.2, whole genome shotgun sequence genome segment TTCAGATTGTAATGAGACATGTATTTTGGCATTGGTCTCAAAACacttataattttctgaagaagtgggtggtggggggagacCCATATATGAAGAGACCAAAGAATGTGGACCTTGTTTGGAACCTGACTCAATCAAACtcactgttaaaaaagaaaaaaaaaaaaaattaaaacaatagggAAATTTGAACTTTGAACTCTACTTGAATAATTCACTggaattattattagttttttttagGTGAGATAATGTTATTGTCATTATGTTTTTAATGGCACATACTGTCATTttattaatacatattaaaatatttatagttaaAATGACTTTGGGCCTTTCCTATATGACGGTCCATGGGGGCAGTATTGAGGTTTTTGGATGAAATAAGATTAGCTATGTGTTGATTATGGTTGAAGCTGAGTGTTAAGTGCATAGGATTTCACTATACTATTCTCTACTTTTGTATGTGTTCAAAGTTTacacattaaagaaaaagatttccaTCCACATGCTTGCAATCAATAGTGCATTTGTACCACTAAAAGAAGAGtgctttttataatttccttGCCAGATTTCTGGAGAAGAGTTTctaatatttattcataatttataaaaGGTTCTTTGAgtgtttatatttgtttcatcTGGTTTTGCTTTCATAATTCTTAATAGCTCCTTTTTTTTGATCCGTGTAGTCATTTAATTAAGATATAAAATGTAATCGGTCTTTACTCCTATGGTTTATTTTTCAtaacttttgcttctttttattttttcatagttgTGAGACTCAAAAATGAACTAAGGCCTTATTAACTCTAAGTGTAATAAGATGATTTTCCTGTTCTTGCTGCATAGTGCAAAAATATTATACTTTCTAACAGCAATGATCCTTGACTTTTCCcttattcttcccttcctctaCAGTTCTGATGAAATTGCACATTATTATGTGTCTAGTTCTTTGAGATATTTAGTAGCCAAAGAGAAAGTATACCCTACATATAAGATGAACAAATGTGTATAATTTAATAACGTAGATACAAAGCTTGGTAGATTTAAAAGCTCTTTAAGTGTTCATGTGTTTCACATTAATACTTTCACATAATTATGACATTTGTAGGTGTCAGTATACCTTCATAAAGGTATTAGGTTTTATAACTTtaacatgtacatatgtatattgaAGTCATGGCATTTGATaacatgatttttgtcttttctagagtGAGTCTTTGGTAGTTTGTGATGTTGCTGAAGATTTAGTGGAAAAGCTGAGAAAGTTTCGTTTTCGCAAAGAGACGAACAATGCTGCCATTATAAGTAAGCTAAAAACGATTGTCTCCGTTACATGGTCTTAGTTTGGAGTTTGGCTTTATCCTATAGCTACATCGAATAACCTGAACCTTTAGAAAGTTACCTCCTCCAGTTTTAattccccctcccaccagcccccatCTGTTAGGTCACTTTAAAAAGTAGCAGCTACTGTAACAGAACAGAGGCAGAGTGTCCTGCCTCCGCCCTCAGCTGCCTACACAGCTCTGGAGAAGATGATCATCTTCTTGGTCACTTGGTCATTTGTAGTGACCCATCCAACTCCATCCTTTAACTTCTCAGGGGACTAAAAATAGCCTGGCCATTAATCCTCAGACAGACATCTTTGCCTACACCTAAAGTGGTACAGTTCAGCATTATGTTCAAAGTGATTTGAGGTCTTAATTCAATTGTAGACTTGAACTCTAGTTTCATGGAGAGTACTTTTAAGTGTCACTGACTTTTGACAGTAGAAAGAATGATTTGTATATTGCCTCTTCCACTGTGAACTGTATGTGATGTTATGCagatttcttttatattcttaggTAATATTTAATATGTGGGTAGTGATTTAGAAAGATAAAGGAAGAATGAGGGGGTGAGAATGTAAAACTCTATATACTGTTAACAGATGCATCTGGCAGATGTGAATTAATGAGGTGGTGACAGcttgttgaattatggttcttTTACAAATACTACAACGCAGGCATACAGTTCTTTAAAGTGACAATGTGCGTCAGTGCCACTTTGCCACAAAGAGTAAAGCTATTTGAGATCATATTGTGTCTCACAGGATTTACTATGAAATtagtgcaaaataaaaaattagataacTTTTCAGagtaacggaaaagaatataggCATAGATTATCTAAACGTATTTCAGTTTGGCTTTGGGCTCTGTTGCATGTATTTTAATAGAGATATCACTACTATTTGGTAATTCACTTTCTCAGAATACTCATACTGCACCATGAAATCCTGACTCTGGAGAAGCTGGGAATCTGGCGGTTGTTCTGTCCTGACCCTTGGTCCACGTTTTGCTTGCAATTCTAACCATGTGCAATAAACCAGTCTCAGTCACAATGACCTTTTCAGACCTTTTCTTATCATCTAGGAAGTGCATTTGAGTTACGAAGTTCTTCATATACACAGTAAATGTAAGGAGTTGACATAAAGTTCTAAATTAGCAAATTAGGTGCTGGGAATTCTGGGTAAAAGCTTTTAAATGCTGACTGCTTGTAGAGTCAAGCTTGTGTTTTATGCTTGTGTTTCTTCCTGTTTTAATTTTGGATGCCAAAAAAAGGGCTAGGACTCTGCGGGTTGGGTAGATCAAGTCACATCAGAATCACAGTTTACtcatactatatttttattttagtgaaaattGATAAGGATAAACGCCTGGTGGTGCTGGATGAAGAGCTTGAGGTTTGTTGGATCAGCTAAATATAGTTTTATCATTAAGCAATTATTATTGCCCAAAAGATGCTATATTAGTTACAGTTACTTCTAAAGCGAGTTCTAAACCTTTAGACATGATTATTATGCATGAAAAGCATGTGCTAATTATTGTGTAGTGCATTGTCTTGGTAATATAATCACCTTCCATAAAACATGAATGAAATCCTGGGTAATAAGTAGTAGAAGTTAGGGCTATATGTCTGGTAAAAActgaatcaacttttttttttgttgtacgcgggcctctcactgctgcggcctctcccgtcacggagcacaggctccggacgcacaggctcagcggccatggctcatgggcccagccgctccgcggcatgtgggatcctcccggaccggggcacgaacccatgtcccctgcatcggcaggtggactcccaaccactgcgccaccagggaagccccaaaactgaATCAGCTTTATAACTTGCTTCTAAATTGGTTGGCcagtaattaaaaagtaaagccCTTTAACCTAAGTATTTAGTTTGTCAAGTAACTAATTTAGAGTGAAAAGAAAttaacttttttcccctaaatcagATATTGTTGTTGCTCTGAGGAGTTGACTTATCTCACTCAGTATTTCCTGACAATTGGAACATGAGCATAGACTACTCTGCCTCTCAGCCCCATGTTTAGTTAATACACAGAGCTAAACTGAGTGGGCTGGAGTAGGCTTTCATTGCACTGAGGTTTTAATAACCTCAGCTTATGTAccatttagtaaaataaaattttatgttgtggTATAAGGTTATGAATTTATACCTATTAGTAGAATAGGTGCTTGGTATATCTCTTAAGAATTTATGggtaagaaaatgtttaaaagttgttttctttATGGTTCCAGGGCATTTCACCAGATGAACTTAAAGATGAACTACCTGAACGACAACCTCGATATCCTTTTCTTAGTGCTTTagaaagatttgtttttttaggtGGTCACCATTTTATTTATGAAGTTCATTTGTTCaacttttaaaagacatattttacaaaattttcttctacaccatgatcatgaccaaattattcaataaaatgtATGCTCATATtggaaaagaaccaaaaaattaatattttttaaaagttccttttattattacatgtttataataaaaattgagaaagagaaaaaatccaTATTAAATCtatacttttaataaatttatttgtgagAGAGTATAAGATGTTATAACTTTTGGTGGGGGGCCCATTTATAATTTTGTGGAAAGATAATGAATAATGAAGGTGTGGCCTAAATGGATAGGATAGAAATTTGCCACCCACTAGCTCCCCTGGTGCGtgttttctttcagaactttGTTGATAAGTACTTGTCTCAAACAGAGCAGTAATTTTAGTTTCCTTAACTTGAGAAAAACCTTCATTGTATATAGTTATAAGTATCAACATGATGATGGAAGAGTTTCATACCCTCTGTGCTTTATTTTCTCCAGTCCTGTTGGTAAGTGAATTTCTTTAAATAGTGCATATTTGGTTCTGATCAAATTAAACCATTTTTATACTAGACAAATTTTATGCTCGTTTTAAGGAGGAAAAGTGTTGAATAACCTAAATTGCAGTATGTGCGCACGCCCATACACACATGAATGCATCCCTAAAAGGATGTTACTATAAAGCATCATCTCTTAGAACTTGCTTTTCttaggatagattcctagaagtgtaGTTAGGTCAAATTGTACAGATGTTTTAAGGAATTGATTTTAAGGAAAAtgtaatgacattttaaaatatcaaaagtacattttcttctgtattttaattttatttataagtatGTGAACTATGTGTATGATTATGATATatatttggtgtttatttttaaaatagtagttaCCAGTGATATGCCTATAATCTTGAAAATAGTCCCAGAGTAGCTTACATTGGATATTAAAATGGCTTATTGGTATTTAAAGTATCCATTATCACCAGAactcccactgccaccaccattcAAGCCCACAATAAAGTTTCTGCTCACTGAACTCCTCCCTGAACTTtattatttgtatcatttatgtAGCACTTAAAATATACTGcagtctattttttaattaatacgTAAACAGACCGTAACCTTTTTTCAGAGTCAGTCTCCTGACACTACTGACCCAACAGCATCCCCAAACCTATATGTATTAGGCCTTTGTAAAATTCATCTTGATATTTACCGTCAAAACTAAGTGctgaaaagttttaaagtatttgcAAGGCTCTAAAAGTCAAGATCTTTAGAGATCTagcctcatttatttttgctgacCTAAAGCCTTGTTCATTAGTAATATAGCTGTTTCTCTTTGTGCAGGCAGTATGCAGTGTAAGACTCAAAATACAGCCTTTACACATTCAGACAGAAGTTTTTGTAAACTTGATAGCATAGGAAATCCTAAATGtgtcatttttataaagtaaataatgaAAACTCATCACTCTTTcaaaatttaagtctcatttctaCTCTGATCTGTCTCTTCCAGGATGTAAACCTGAACAACAGATGATGTATGCTGGGAGTAAGAATAAGCTAGTCCAAACAGCTGAACTCACCAAGGTGGCATTTATATTTGACTAACTTGTTGAGacaattttttccctttgtaaataGAGCAATACCCAAGTAATCTGAAGAGTTAAGTATTTCTTTATGTAGGTGAAAGTTATTTAGAACAGAGCAGTAAACTAGAGCTTTTTATTAGTTGGAAATAGAATGATAGAAGTCTTTAACCAAAAGTGTGTTTTTGGGGTGAAAATTATAAGTTGATTACAAGAACTCATATTCAAAATATAGGCAGCTTTAGAAAACTACTCAATCTATTGAGAATTTTTCATCTTCCATAATGTAATTTCTAGTAGATAAATGCAGCATTTGAAGCTTCTCTGGGCCCTTTACCATAGActaaatgaaccagattctgtgcaGGAATTCCATGCTATGCAGTTAACTGTATTGTTtccaaatctaaaattaaaattttaagaatacgTATTAGCTTTATTAAGTTAGAACATTCTGTTTCATATGAGACACCTGCTTCAAGATTTAACATGTTCCCATTGTTTTATGGCATTTTTGAAGGTTAAAGGTAAGAGTGGTACTTGCTTTCAAACTTTATTTAACTTCCATGCATTAGTGTGAGTTgaaaaagtatatacatttaacattttgaaatagaATTTTACATCACTGGAATggtattaaataatatttcctttcagtttttattttaaggagAGCAGGGTTTTCCCCTTGGGTGCTTAATTATCAACCCAGGTGATGTTTTTAAGTGCCCTCTGCTTTTTCCCTTTAGCCCACATGATTGTCATTGATACCACCAACTTATAGACACTACGTATCCTCATTTGTACCACGGGAATATGCTGGAGTTGCTCTAAGGGGATTGGGTGGTTAGGAAGGAGCTCTGTTAACAGGCTCATGTCTGCTCTAATCCTAGGCCTGCCCTAAAGTGCTGGAATTAAGGCATTACAATTTACAAGTTACTTTTACAAATAATCTGATTGAATCCTCACCACAGCTCTGTAAGTTGATGGTGAAACTCCTGTTCTTatctgggaaaactgaggttcagaggatgAATGACTTGCCTAGGGTTGTATATTAGTACATttcagagctaggattcaaacttTCATCTGGCCTCAAATGCCATCCTTTCTGCTCTATTACATTGTCTTACACAAATTGTCTTTTTATAGCCGTTATACTTTCTGGGCCTGTGTGTGTTCAGATTCTGGCTAGAGATTTGTGGCTGTGGACCACTAAtctatccttataaaaagagctGTATTCCCTCCACCTGTGAAGGATCAGCACCTGCTCTTCCAGTTCCTAACTGGATTGATTTTAAGTGTGTATACTTGGCTCTCTCTTTTAGTGGATAATATTTACAGAACTACTCTTTTAGAACATTTGTAGATTTGTGCTTTTAAGAGTTTTGATTTTATGCTGTCTTGATTGCTAAACTTTGGTAACTGAGGCCCTAgcatttaaagaaatgtaaaggtATATCTAATTTACACAGATTAAGTCATGACCAACATGAAAGGAAGGAGAATTTGGTATTTAATactcaaatatacaaaatatttgatttttttcttaaggtattTGAAATAAGAAATACCGAAGACCTAACTGAAGAATGGTTACGTGAGAAACTTGGATTTTTCCACTAATGTGAACTTCTGTGTTTCTAAAGTATTTATGTATTAACCTGACCATACTGGAACCAGACATAAATACTTATTTATGCCTAAAAATGCACTGTTATTTACAGTCTGTTACCTGCAGTAAAGAAAAATTCTTCATTTGTTCAAAGTTTGAACAAAGGGGAAATCATCTTCATAGTAATGAAACTTTGTAAAGTGTTTccttatatttgtaattgttaggTGGACTACTTCTCTCCAGGGACTTTTTGCACTCTTGTGACTAATTTCTACAACTTATGGTTCAGAATTTGTTACTATTTACAGACACCATTGGAAAGTGGGTATTAGATTGTGATAGACAACAGTTGCCTCCTTTTGACAAATACTGGATATTAGCAGTTTATATATGAAAATAGCATATTATCACTTGTCAAATCTTTGAAATCAATTTGGGATAAAAGACTTGAGTGACCCAATTTTGAGCCATGAATAATAACTTACTATAGTATAATCTGCATTACAAGCATTTTTTTCATCAATTCCATGCCTTCTTAATTTTCTGTATCcttttaatcaagtccagaaactTTTCATCAATTGCTTGTTCTTAAGGTCTGGAAGTtagattttataataaagttatgACTATTAGGTTCTCTTCTTATGGAAAATAGCATTTTAGTCTTAGAAATTGATGGATTGTAACTAATTAAGGGCCTCATTCCTGGTTGTGTCATTTCTAGATAGTTTTGAATCTACGTTAATAACACTTTATTTATAAAGCACCTCTTAATGTCGTCCTGTGAATGCTCGTTATTTTACATGTGTTAATACTGTGCCTTTGTTAGCTTTACATTTAGTTTAAGACTTCTACACTCTGCCAGTATTCCAGATTTGGTGAAATTAATACTTTTGTGAAGGGTCCAAGTAAAACA includes the following:
- the GMFB gene encoding glia maturation factor beta isoform X1, giving the protein MSESLVVCDVAEDLVEKLRKFRFRKETNNAAIIMKIDKDKRLVVLDEELEGISPDELKDELPERQPRTFIVYSYKYQHDDGRVSYPLCFIFSSPVGCKPEQQMMYAGSKNKLVQTAELTKVFEIRNTEDLTEEWLREKLGFFH
- the GMFB gene encoding glia maturation factor beta isoform X2 — translated: MSESLVVCDVAEDLVEKLRKFRFRKETNNAAIIMKIDKDKRLVVLDEELEGISPDELKDELPERQPRFIVYSYKYQHDDGRVSYPLCFIFSSPVGCKPEQQMMYAGSKNKLVQTAELTKVFEIRNTEDLTEEWLREKLGFFH